The window GGAATTTAGACGATGGATGGACCAATCTCCGATACAATCGAACAAAAGGAATGAACTTCTATTTAAAGTTTTTTTTGGAAGGCACATGAATCCAAAGTTACTTGTAGAACAACTTGATTCAGAAATCAAAAAACAGAAAGACGACTTAAAAACATTGAAAGTATTCCAAAAAGAACTAAAAACTGACTGGGACAATCATCCAGACAATGAATATTGGAACCTTACCTTAGAATATGCCGAAAAACAAACTCATTTGAATCTGGAATGGATTCAAAAAGTGAAAGGAAAAATCCAAGAAAAACAATAAAAATCAGAAACGTAAATCGTTATTTCATTGATTTACGCTAATGAATCTTTATAAAAAAATATAGAATGAAAACGAATTTGATTCGTCAGGCAATAAACTATGTCTTATCATTTTTGTTATTTTCATTTTCTTTTCAAAGTTTATTTGCCGAAGAAAAAGTTACCTTACACCTCAAATGGTTCCATCAATTTCAATTTGCTGGCTACTATGCAGCATATGAAAAAGGGTTCTACAAGGATGTAGGATTGGATGTTGAAATCATTGAAAGCACAGTCGGAATAAAGGGGATACATGAGAAGGTAGTAAAGACAACAGGTCAATATGGTGTAGGTAGTAATGAGATATTACTTCATAGACATATGGGAAAACCAGTTGTTGTGTTGGGTGTAATCTTTCAACATTCTCCCTCC of the Leptospira biflexa serovar Patoc strain 'Patoc 1 (Paris)' genome contains:
- a CDS encoding PadR family transcriptional regulator; the protein is MKRESKTQYALLGILSQCEMNGYEIRKYIESTISFFWSESFGQIYPTLSKLEEDGFIKEWEKTDTNGKKKKVFKVTRSGLEEFRRWMDQSPIQSNKRNELLFKVFFGRHMNPKLLVEQLDSEIKKQKDDLKTLKVFQKELKTDWDNHPDNEYWNLTLEYAEKQTHLNLEWIQKVKGKIQEKQ